Sequence from the Armatimonadota bacterium genome:
GACCTGCACCGCGTCGAGACCTTCGGTGGAACGGTTAGCCACCGCAGGGCAGGATTCCTCTGCCGTGCCGATGATCAGTGGCACCAGAAAAGTAGTCTCGCGAACCCGCGCGGACTTGAGTTCCAGCAGGCCGATGTCCGCAATATCGGGAGTGAGGTCCCGAGTTGGATGGACATACTGCGGTCGGTATGTCTCCGTCGCTCCCTCGACCTGCTCTGGTGCCAGGGGCAGCACAGTCAGCGTGGCGCCCGCGTTGTTCACTTGCCACCCTGCGGGCTCGGTGATGGGCTTGATCTGACCGTAGTGATGCAGTAGCCAGGAGAAGACCGAGGGCTCCTGCGCGGCAAGGCGATCATGCACCACCGCGAGGTCTTTCCCGGCGAGGACGAACTCCCGGTCGAAGCGCGTGAGCCCGACTTCGGGCGGATATGCGGATACCGCATCACCCGCAACGATGGACACGTCGCCCTGGTTGATGAAGCCCGTGATACGAGACCGGCCGGGGTTGGTCCGTGGCCACATCTCGCCATCGCCGTACTGGCCGAGACCGTTGACCAGCACGGTGTTGTGATTCCGCGTCTGCTTGCTGTAGGTGTAACCGGGGTCCATCGCGAGGATCCGGCCACGCCCGAAGAGGGTGAAGTGGTTCTGCTCGGGGTGGTTATGCCCGACGCCACTCAGGTTCCGCGGCCCGGCGATCTCGGCCCACTTGTGCCCACCCATGGGTCGGCTCACGAAGGCGGCATGCGTAGCGTCCGGGGCCCAGGAAGTGCGCATGAAAGCCGTCTCGATGTCCGAGTAATAGCGCCCGGTGGGAAGCTTACTGAGTGCATCAGTGGTCGGCACGGAATCATCAAGCCACAGGAGCCGGAACTTGTCGCCAATCGCACCGCCGTTGATCAGTTCGGCCATGCCCATGGTGAGCGGGTCGCTGAAACGCCGGGCCTCCCAGAGAAACAGGCTGGGGTTAGAACGCCCAAGGGGGATTGTGCTGTCTTCTAGAGCCACCGACTGCATCAGGCCCGGGTACAGGTGGTGGAAGCGGAACTGGGCCTGGCCTTTGAGGCCGTCATCCCCCGCGGGGATGCGCAACCCGGTGCACCACTCATACAGGTCGATGTACAGGTACAACGCGGGCATGGAGAAATCCCAGTACGAAGGCCCCTCGTGGAAGCTCCCGTCGGGGCTGAAAGTCAGGGCAATGCGTTCAAAGCGATCCCAGGCCCAGGGCAGCCACTGGTCTGCTTCGGGGGTCTCGCCATAGACGGCTGACGCTCCCAGCGCAAGCGCAAGGTGAGCGTACCAGTAGTGATTCTGCTGGTAAGACTGCCCACCGCCCTGAATGCCCGCCATGGAAGCGTCAAAGATGAGCCGGCAGTGGCGGATGATGGTCTCCCGAACCCGCGCGCGGAGTTCCGCGGGGATCTTGTCATACAGCCAGTCGTACGCCAGCGCGACGCCTTCCATGAAATACTCAGCATCCAGGTCGGCGCCCACATTCGGGTAGGTAGTGGCCACGTCAAGCCAGGCGAGGATATCCGCTAGACGCTGCTCGTCCGGCTGGAGCAGTTCGGCCAGCGCATAGTTGCCCAGGGAGCGGAACGGGCCGCCATTGCGGGCGTTGGGCCTGAAGGCCGGGGCATTGCGGCCAATGGCGCCGGGCAGCTTGTACCAGGCCTTGCCCGGGTCACTGTCCATGCGCCGCCGCAGTTCGGGCAGGCTGTCAGGGGTAATGAGCAGGCGCGGCCTGGCTTGCATAAGCTCAGTGCGCATGGGCGGCATCGGTGTCTGCACCATGGTCCGAACCAGGTGCACGGACTTCAGGGCACTGCCCGCCGCTTCACGCAGGGAGAGGGTGAGCTTGTGGCGTCCGGCTTCCTTGATGACAACCGGCAGGCGGCCCGGGCCGAACTCGCCCACTGGGAACCGCATGGGCGTGGCGATCTGCTCCCCGCCGACAGACAGCCAGTACGAATCGTCACCGGGGGAGTTGCCACGCGCAATTGCCTCGAACAGGTAGTTGCCGGGCTGCAGGTCTACCTCGAAGCTCAGGGAGAACTCCTTGCCGGTAATCCACGCCTGTTCGCCAGCAACCTGCCCCGGAGACAAATTGCTGGCGTATTGCAGCATCTCCTGCCCCACGGCGCCGAAGAGCGTGGTGCGGCCG
This genomic interval carries:
- a CDS encoding DUF4962 domain-containing protein, whose product is MVSLALIATVAFATAPFSQVTLDNVTDRPILGRTTLFGAVGQEMLQYASNLSPGQVAGEQAWITGKEFSLSFEVDLQPGNYLFEAIARGNSPGDDSYWLSVGGEQIATPMRFPVGEFGPGRLPVVIKEAGRHKLTLSLREAAGSALKSVHLVRTMVQTPMPPMRTELMQARPRLLITPDSLPELRRRMDSDPGKAWYKLPGAIGRNAPAFRPNARNGGPFRSLGNYALAELLQPDEQRLADILAWLDVATTYPNVGADLDAEYFMEGVALAYDWLYDKIPAELRARVRETIIRHCRLIFDASMAGIQGGGQSYQQNHYWYAHLALALGASAVYGETPEADQWLPWAWDRFERIALTFSPDGSFHEGPSYWDFSMPALYLYIDLYEWCTGLRIPAGDDGLKGQAQFRFHHLYPGLMQSVALEDSTIPLGRSNPSLFLWEARRFSDPLTMGMAELINGGAIGDKFRLLWLDDSVPTTDALSKLPTGRYYSDIETAFMRTSWAPDATHAAFVSRPMGGHKWAEIAGPRNLSGVGHNHPEQNHFTLFGRGRILAMDPGYTYSKQTRNHNTVLVNGLGQYGDGEMWPRTNPGRSRITGFINQGDVSIVAGDAVSAYPPEVGLTRFDREFVLAGKDLAVVHDRLAAQEPSVFSWLLHHYGQIKPITEPAGWQVNNAGATLTVLPLAPEQVEGATETYRPQYVHPTRDLTPDIADIGLLELKSARVRETTFLVPLIIGTAEESCPAVANRSTEGLDAVQVGGTLVAFNREDAEVTLQLPWGEELKTSARVIVAREINAERQIISLPWPKPK